AAGCTACCAAACAGGCCAACACCGGCCACCATCAAACAAACGGCCACCAAGCGCCCGAGAGTGGTCACCGGATAATAGTCGCCATAACCTACCGTGGTGACCGTGACAAAGGCCCACCACAGAGCTTCTTCCGCGGTATCGATGGCGCTCTCTGGATTCGGCCCTTCGACCAGCAGGATGACCACCGAGCCGAAAATCACCAACATGATCGTGGCCGACGCCATTGAGGCAAAAATGCCCTTGGCCTTGTTGCGAAACAGCATATCCCAGACGATATGCAGCGACTTGATCGCCCTCAGCATGCGAATGATCTGCACCACCCGAATCAGACGCCCCGCATAGAAATAGCTCACCGGGATGCTGGCCAGCAGATCAATCCACCCCCAGCGCATGAACTGCCACTTGTCCTCAGCAGCGCGGAAACGAATCACGAAGTCGGCAAAGAAGAAGCCACAGACGACGAAATCCAGCTTATGCAGCAGATCAACGACATCGGGCGGCAGCTCATACAGCTCCTGTACCGCCATAGCACCGAGTACATAGATGGACAGAATCAGGATCAGAATCTGGAAGGGAGTGAGACGCTCAGGCTGCATGGGATCCATCTACTGACAATAACTGGAACAAGGTTAATGACCATACGCCAGACTCGGTACAGTGCCTAGTTCCGCCTGCGAGGCATACAACCGGGTTCAAGGCTCCAGCGACTCATAGGGCAGACCAACATAATTCTCGGCAAAGGTCGTCAGCCCCGCTTCGGAGCTGGTCAGATAATCGAGCTCGGCGAGTTGCATCCGTGAGTCGAAGTCTTCGCGGTCATGGAAACGATGCAGCATAGACGTCATCCACCAGGAAAAGCGCTCGGCTTTCCAGACGCGTCGCAGACAAGTCTCCGAATAGCGTGGAATCAGATCGCAGCGCCCCTCGTGATAGACCTTGAGCAGTAGCCGATACAAGGTATTGACGTCACTCGCCGCCAGATTGAGGCCCTTGGCTCCCGTAGGTGGCACGATATGCGCCGCATCACCGACCAGAAACAGGCGGCCATATTGCATCGGCTCAACAACGAAACTGCGCAACGGCGCGATGCTTTTCTCCAATGATGGGCCAGTCAGCAGATTATCCGCGACATCCTGCGGTAAACGACGTTTGAGCTCATCCCAGAATCGCTCATCCGGCCAATCCTCGACGCGCTCTTCCAACCCAACCTGAAGGTAATAGCGACTGCGTGTCGGTGAACGCATGCTGCACAACGCGAAGCCTCGCTCACTGCGCGCGTAGATCAGCTCATCGGATACCGGCGGTGTATCGCTCAGAAGACCCAGCCAACCGAACGGATAGACGCGCTCGAAGACCTTGAGTCGCTCTTCGGGAATCGAGCGACGCGAGATGCCGTGATAGCCATCGCAACCAGCGATGTAATCACAGTCGAGGCGATAATCCTGGCCTTCATGGCGAAAGGTCACATAGGGAGCAGCGCTTTCCAGATCATGGGGCGTGACATCTTCGCTCTGGTAGTAACTCGGCGCTCCCAGCGCCTGGCGAGCTTCCATAAGATCCCGAGTGACTTCCGTCTGTCCATAGACCATGACCGAGCTTCCACCGGTATGGGCCGCCAAGTCGACACGCACACGCCGACCATTGAACGCCAACTCGACACCAGTATGGGCATGCCCCTGTTCGTCCATGCGCTCCGCCACTCCCGCTTCACGCAGCAGGTCCACCATTCCCTGCTCCAGCACTCCAGCGCGGATACGACTCAATACATACTCACCGCTGCGCCGTTCGAGCAGAACATTATCGATGCCGTGACGACTGAGTAGTTGTCCCAACAGCAACCCCGAAGGGCCTGCACCGATAATCGCGACGCCAGTCTTGAGCGTAGTAACGGGCTTGGGTGTGGACATAGTCATTACTTTCCTCGGCAGTGATCCGCTGAAACATTGTTGTGTTATTGTATTTTTCAGCATCACCGTTGCTTCAATAAGGCATTATTTCATCTACAAATTGGACTTTTGACGGATACGCCACCCACTTTGGTCGAATGCCGGAGCCAGGGATGACAACAGACGGGGCGCATTGATGAGCCAGTACAGATTGATGAACCAGCACAGCTTGAGCGCCATTCCAGTATTCTCCCTGTATGGCGAAACCGATCACTGGCCAACTCCCGACTTACTGCACTGCGAGTCGATCGCCGAACGCAGCCGCCTGCATGACTGGCATATTCGTGCCCATCGTCATGCGGATTTGGTGCATTTACTGGTGTTGTACGAAGGAGAGGTAGAGCTGGAGCTGGAAGGGGCAACTCACCATGCCTCGGCTCCGCTGGTCATCGTGGTGCCGCCGCTATGCATCCATGGGTTTCATTTTTCGCCCTGCATCCAGGGCCATATCCTGACGCTGGCCGCACCATTGGTAGAGCAGCTGGCCCAGACCCTGCCCGAGGCCTCACGTATATGGCGCCGCGCCAGCGTGCAGGTGCTACCGGAGGGCGGTGCCAGCCAACGGCTGGTGGAACTGGTAAGACATATCGATGGTGAGTACCGACGCCCGGCAGCCGGCCGCGATGCACTGCTCAGTGCGCTGATACAGGCCTTGACCATCGAGGCATCGCGGCTGGCCATCGGCGACCACGACACGACTTCCGTCACCAACGCCCACCAACGTTCACGCCAGCACTTGAGGCGTCTCGAAATGCTGATCGAAACCAGCTTCCGCCAACAACCAGGTGTAGAGGAACTGGCGACGCAACTCGAACTGAGCAGTGCCCACCTCAATAGCATCTGCCGGCAGCAGGCCGGGGCCAGCGCCCTGAACCTGCTGCATCAACGGCTGGTGCTCGAAGCGAGGCGCGAGCTGACCTATACCAACCTGACCATCGCTCAGATATCCGATGGCCTCGGCTTTTCCGAGCCGGCCTACTTCACTCGCTTCTTCAAGCGCCTGACCGGGTACTCGCCCAGAGACTTTCGCAAGCGGCAGCAGACGCCGGGCTAACCCTCCTGACACCCTCCTCACCCAACCTGGACCAGCAAGAAGGTCGTCAACACCGGGAAGGCCAGCAACAGGACCAGACGCACCAGGTCCGAGACGATAAACGGCGCCACGCCACGGAATATCTCGCCCAGCCCGACGTGGGGAGCCATCGCCTTGATCACGAAGACATTCATGCCGACCGGCGGTGTGATCAGCCCCAACTCCACGGTCAGCACAGTGATAATGCCAAACCACACCGGATCGATTCCCAGCGACTGGATGATCGGAAACACCACCGGTACCGTGATCACCAGCATGGCGATCGAGTCCATGAACATGCCGAGCAGGAAGTACATGGCAAGAATGCACAGTACGACCACGAACGGTGACAGTTCCAGCCCATAGAGCAGGTCACTGATCGAGAACGATATCCGCGATACCGAGATGAAGTAACCGAGCGTCTCAGCACCGACCAGCATGAAGAACACTACCGTCGACAACGCCAGCGTTTCCTGCACCGCTGCCCACAGCTCGCGCCCCCTCATGCCCTTGACCAGCGCATGAATCAGCGTGGCAAAGGCGCCGACACTGGCCCCTTCGGTCGGCGTGAAGACACCGAAGTAGATACCGAGGATCATGATCAGGAACACCGCCAGAAACGGCATCAGTCCACCCAGAGAGGCCAGCTTGTCACGCCATGCTGTCGCCTCCCCGGCCACTGCCAACTCCGGCTTGATGCGCATGACCACGCTGACTGTCAACGCGTAGAGCGCCAGCCCCAGCAATCCGGGAATCAAGCCAGCCATGAACATGTCACCCACCGATTGCTCGGTGAGGATGGCGTAGATCAGCAGTGCAATACTCGGTGGTATCATGATGCCGAGGGTGCCACCCGCAGCCAACGCGCCAGTTGCGAGGCCACGGTGATAGCCGTATCGCTCCATTTCCGGCAACGCCACGCGAGTCATGGTACTGGCGGTCGCCAGCGACGAACCGGAAACCGCCGAAAAGATACCGCAGGAGCCCACCGCCGCGATGGCGAGGCCTCCCTTCCAACCACCACAGATCACCCGTGCCGACTGGAACAGTTTGCCCGCCATGCCGGAATGCGCCGCCAGCACGCCCATCAGGATGAACATCGGCACTGCACTGAAGCTGTAGTTGGTCAGCACCTCGACCGGCACCGACTTGAGCATCGACACCGCCGCTCCCCAGCCGATCACCTGGGAAAAGCCCCCAATACCCACCAGCAGCATGGCCAGCGCCACCGGCACTCTGGCCACCATCAGCACCAGCAGCAAGGCCAGACCGATGGCACCGATCATTTCAGTTGCCATCCGCCGCCTCCTGCGTCTGGTCCTGAGACGTCGGCTGAGCCCAGATCATGCCCAGCAGTGCATGCAGCAGGCTACGCAGCCCCAGCAAGGCGCTGAGCAGCGCCGCAGAGATATAGATCGGGCTCAACGGCAGACGTAGATCCTGAGTGACTTCGCCATGCCCTGCGGCACTGCTGGCCGCACCAGACAGCCCGACACAGAGCACCGCTCCCAACAGGGCAAAACCCAGTAGATAGAAGCCATGCAAACGTGCAGTGAGCGATTCCGGCAGTGAGTGAGTAAAGGCTTCAACCACCACCTGACTTTTCTCGACATTGGCCGCCATCGCCGAGAGCAGTGCAAACAGCATCAAATAACTGACCAGTTCCACACTGCCCACCACACGAATGGATACCACACCGTCCGTGAGCCGGTGCAGGTAGCGTGTGGCAACATCACCAATGGTCACCAACAGCATCGCCAACAGCGCTACACCAGCCACCAGTCGACAGATCAAGGCCAGCCACCGGCTGACCTTCTCGATCACTTCTCGCATGAGGGTTACTCGGTTGCTGCGCAACTATCACGCGCGGCGAGCGCCGCATTGTAGACATCGCGCGCCTGATCGAGACCACGCTCCTCGAGCCCTGCCAGGTACTCGTCGATCCCCTGCTGCAACGGCGCTGACCACTCGGGGTCATTGAGCGGGTCATCGACGACGCGAATGGTATGCCCGGCATCCTCGGCTTCCTGACGCCCCTGTTGATCAATGGAATGGAAGACCTCTCCGGACTGCCCTGCCCAGCGCATACCTGAATTGGCATCGATGGCGGCCTGCTGCTCGGGACTCAGGCTCTCCCAGATACGCTGATTCATGGTGGCGACAAAGATCAGGGAGTAGAACGGCACCTGGGTGTGATATTCGACCAGCTCATTGATGCGGAAACCCTTCATGCCTTCCCAGGGGAAGCTCAGGCCGTCGATCACCCCACGCTGCATCGAGGTATAGATATCCGGCGCCGGCATGCCCACCGGGCTGGCTCCCATGTTCTCGAGAATATCTCCAGCGACGGCGGTCGGGCGGCGAATGCGCAGGCCTTCGAGGTCCGCCGGTGTCTGCACATCGGTATCCACGGTATGGATATAGCCGGGGCCAGTGGTGAACATGAACAACACATGGGTGTCGTCATATTCGCTGTTCAACTGGCCGTCGTCATAGAGCGTCTGCAGGACGCAGGCGCCCTGACGCGCATCATCGGCAACACCGGGTAACTCGACGATCTGCGACAGCGGAAAGCGCCCCGCCGTATAGCCCTGCGCAGTGACGCCGATATCGGCAATGCCATTGACGGTGGCGTCATAGATATCATCGGCCTTGGCCAGGGTACCGGAGGGGAACATCTGAACTCGCAACTCACCACCGGAGTCTTCTTCCACAGCCCTGGCCCATTCCTCGAAGATCTCGGTGTTGATGCCGGAGGCACCCGGCCAGAAGTGTGCCATGCGCAGGGTAGTGGCAGCTTCGGCAGACGTCGCTGCCAGTCCGGCAATAGCTGCCGCCAGCAGGCAACTTGTAAATTGCGTTTTCATCGGGGGAATCCTCCAGCCCTTATCTTTATATGTTGGCGTTATAGCCTGGCGAACCTGTGCAGTGCGCAACACACCATGGGCATCTGAGCGCACCACGCAAACGTTCGCATAGTGAACAGCCGTTCGCATTATCCATCAAAAGGTAACTCACCCCCTGGCGCGGCAAAAAGCGACTTTGGTCCAGGGTGCCACTCCAGGCCCGCAACCTTGCTCCGGATCAGACCGCTGCGAAGACACACGACCAAAGTAGTATCCAATACATGATTTATCTAAAATACCACGACGGCACCCACCTGACGGGTAGAGGTGCTCTCTCGGATACCGACCTCCAACCAGGGAAAGTCATGCCTCGCCCCGCCCTTCTCCTCAGCGCACCGTTGCTGGTGTCCATCGCCCAGCCAGGGTTTGCTCAATCAGAACTTGCCCAATCAGAGTTCGCCCAGTCCACCGAACCAACGTCGACCAGTCAGACCATTGAACTCGAACCGATCACCGTCGAGGCCACCCGCCTGACACGCGAGCTCTACACCACCCCTGCCGCCGTATCGGTCATTGATCAGTCACGTATCGCTCCGGGTCAGCAGCGCGTGCGGATCGACGAGGCCCTGACGACAGTTCCCGGCATGTTCATCAGCAACCGTGACAACTTTGCCCAGGGGGCACGGGTATCGATCCGCGGTTTCGGTTCACGGGCGCCCTTTGGCGTGCGAGGCATCACGCTGGTGGTCGATGGCATTCCCTACACCCTTCCGGATGGCCAGGCACAGTTGGATGCTGTCGATCTCGAGAGTGCTGAACGTATCGAAGTGATTCGCGGCCCAGCCGCGGTGCAATACGGCAATGCCGCAGGTGGTGTGATTGCCGTCACTACCGCCGACGGCCGCGGAGAAGGTGACAGCACCACGCGCCTGCATGCTGGCGTGGGCAGTGATGGCTATCGCAAGCTTTCCGTGCAGAACGGTGGTGAGCATGGCGACTGGTCGCATCACATCAGTGCCGCCAGTTGGGAAATCGACGGCTATCGTGACCACAGTGAAGCGCGCAAGACACAGCTCAATGGCCAGCTTCGCCATCAACTCGATAATGATCGCGCGCTGAGCGCCACGCTCAACCTACTGGATAATCCCAAGGCCGAAGATCCCGGCGGACTGACCCTGGAGCAGGTCAAGGAAGACCGTCGCCAGGGCGCCGACTTCACCGAAGAGTACGATACCGGCCAGAGTGTCGATCAGCAGGTATTTGGGCTGCAATACGAGGATCTCGGCTTCGGCCCCGGCGAACTGTATCTCCGAGGTTTCGTCAGTTGGCGTGACTTCGAGCAGCAGTTGCCTTATCCAGGCGACAGCCTGATCGACTACAAGCGCAACTACTATGGCGGCAGCGCCGAGTATCACCAGCAGACCTCACTCGGCAACATGCCCCTCGACCTCATGTTGGGCGTGGATGCCGCCCGTCAGGAAGATGACCGCCATCGCCATGAAATTGCCTTCAGCGGCGAGAATCTCGGCGAGGTTGCCGATGAAACCCAGACTGGCGAGTCCATTGGTGTCTTCGCTCAGGGGGATCTCGATATGACGGATGCATGGACGCTGTCACTCGGTGCCCGCTACGATCATGTCAGCCTCGAGGTCGAGGATGACTATCTCGATGACGGAAACCAGAGCGGGCAACGCAACTTCGACGAGTTCAATGGCAGCCTGGGGGTCAGCTATCGCTACCTGCCCCGACATCAGCTGTATGCCAATACCGGTACTGCCTTCGAGACACCGACCTTCTCCGAGTTTGCCAACCCTGATGGTACAGGCGGCTTCAACCCGAATATCGAACCACAGAAGGCCTGGAGCCGAGAGCTGGGCGCACGAGGCACCCTCGATTGGGGACTCGACTACGACATTGCACTGTTCTCGATCGATGTCGAAGACGAACTGGTGCCCTACGAAGGCGACAGTGGTCGTACCTTCTATACCAATGCCGGCGATACCTCACGCGATGGCGTGGAGCTTGCACTGGGCTGGCAGCCACTGGATAGCCTACGTTTGGACACCGCGCTGACCCTGGCACGCTACCGCTTCGACCATGTCAGTGGCGACCAGGACCTCGACGATAATCGCCTCCCCGGACTGCCGGAAACCACCTGGGTCAATGAACTCACCTGGTTCGGCGACGGCGAGGGCCTGGCACGTCCCTTCGCCAGCCTCGAAACCCAGTACATCGGTGATATGGTCGGCGACAACGCCAACCAGGTGGACGTCGACAGCTACTGGCTGGTCAACCTGCGCGCCGGCAACGGCTGGCGGATGGGCGGCGATACCGTATTGGCAGGCTACGTGGGAATCCGCAACCTGTTCGACGAAGAGTACTACTCAAACGTACGCATCAACGCCAACAACGACCGCTACTTCGAACCTGCTCCGGACCGCGCGGTCTATGCTGGCGTGGAGCTTGAGTTTTAAGCAAGTATCGAGATATATCTCAACAGACACGAGAACGGCGCCCACCTGGGGCGCCGTTCTCGTACTGCGGTACTGTCTTGCGGAAAGACGATCAGAAGCGGTAGGTCACCTGGGCACCGAAGCCATTGGCGGAGTTGTCGTAGTCCGCCTCATAGGTACCGCGAGTTGGATCTTGTTCAGACAGCTCAGCGCTGGACTCATCCAGGTAGGTGTATGCCACATCTACGGTCAGGTTCTCGACTGGCGTCCAGCCGGCACCCACGGAGTAGATCATGCGATCGCCGGAGGGGACGCGTACGGTACGATCCTCATCACGAATCGGTGATTGGTCGTAGGCAACACCACCGCGGAACACCCACTGCTCATTCATCTGATAGCTGGCACCAAGCGCATACTGCCAGCTGTCCTTGTAGTTCTGGACTTCGTTGATTTCACGAACATCATTCTCGACGTTCAGTTCCTCGAAGCTGCCCCACTTGACCAGCGTGACACCACCCATCAGAGTCCACTGGTCATTGAGTTCATGGGTCACACCCAGATCCCAGCTGGCTGGCAGGCTGATGCCCAGGCTGGCATCCGACTTGGCTGAAGCAGCCCCCACAGGAACGATCGGGCCCAGTACAGGATGGTTGACGGGGTCGCCCTGGCCGCGAACATTCTCGAAACTGGCATCACCCTCAAGGTCATAATCCACCTCGGAGTGATAGGCCAGACCGATGGTGGTGTGCTGCCATGGCTTGTACATCATGCCCCAGGTAAAGCCCCAGGCTTCATCATCGCCCTCGACAACAACTCGACCATCACCTTCTGACCCCGTCGGAGTGAAGGCGCCGGTGGAGTCGTAATATCCCACCGGACCACCGGGCGTACGCGAGCCCAACTTGCCATCGATTCGGTTGTAAGTCACACCGAAACCGGCAGAGAACTGTTCACTGAATTTTACCGAGATGGTCGGCTGTACAGTGGCGACCTTGACCTCACTATAGTCACCGAAATAACGGCCCTGGAAATCGCTCTCGTAGTCAGTGATCAGACCAAAGGGAGCATAGACTCCCAGGCCAAAATGGAGATTGGGATTGATCGGCTGAACAAAGTAGGCAAAGGGAATCGCCTTGTTCGGCACCATGTCACCATCATTGCTTCCGGTCGCGCTACCGGACACATTGTCGATGTCGGTTTCGGGCATAAGATAGGTGACACCACCTGTCACCTGGGCTCGATCAAGGAACGACATGCCCGCCGGGTTGCCATAGACAATAGAAGCATCATTGACAGTAGAGGCACGGCCTGCAAAGGAGGTACCCTGGGCACTGACACTCTGCTCATTCAGCTGAAAAGCACCTGCCATGGCGTGACCTGAAACGGTTGCAGTGGCAACAGCAACTGCGAGTGTCAACGGTTTTAAGTTGTTATGCATCATGTCGGCATCCTGTGTCGGCAAGCTAGTCAGTATTTATGTTCAGGCAACCCTTCTGCATCGAAAACACACCAGCATCTATGCGGACCAGTACATGGTTTTCATGCTCCAAGGCTTGACCGCAGTGTTTGCGATAGCCTTGAAAAGTTCAAGGCCAAACGTTTGTTTGAATAAGAAATATACTCATACTTTGGTCATATAAAATTTTAACGCCTATTATTTCAACAAGTTAAAAACCCTCTTTAGAGCATGCCCGAGTTCATATAACGCCCTTGACCCTTGGGTAACACAAAGGTTTTACACTAACTCCTGTCCAGACTTCCTGAAATCCTGATACGTACTGTTCTGACACATGGCTTTGCCACCGTTTGCCTCTGGGCAGCGGGGCATACCAGGAGCGAATATGAAAGTCAGCGAGCTGGCCCGAGCGGCCCGGGTTACCGCGGAAACGGTGCGCCACTACACCCGTGAGGGACTGCTGTTACCGACCCGCGACCCCGAAAACGGTTACCACATCTATGCCACAGGAGATCTCGAACGCCTGTGCTTCATTCAGCGCGCCCGTCACCTCGGCTTCAGCCTCAACGAAATCGGCGAGATCCTTGAGCACGCCGACCACGGTGACTCGCCTTGCCCACTGGTCCGCGACCTGATTGCTGCTCGTCTACCACAGATTCGCCAGCGGATTCGCGAGCTCGAAGCCCTGGCCTCACGGATGGAACAAGCCATGGAGACCTGGCAGGAAATGCCCGATGGCGTTCCCAACGGTCATAGCCTGTGCCGCCTGATCGAGAGTGTTCCGTTACCATCGAACGAGACAAGGGAGGAAGCGTGAACGCACCTCAGTCCCTGACTAGATACATCCCGTCAATGAGCTGCCAGGGTTGTGTCAAACGCATGCGTGAAGCGATCCAGAGTCATGACAGCGATGCTCGGGTCGAGGGCGAGCCACAGACCCATCATCTGTACGTGGAGTCGCGTCTGGCCGGCGAGAAACTGGATGAGATCCTCTCCTCAGCCGGATACCCCAGCGAGGCCGAGCCTTCCGCCACGTCTGACTGCCCGCTACCCGATCAGGGCGACGATGGAACTGAACCGTCAGCCGATGGGCTTGAGCGTACAGATGCTGCAGACGAGACTCCTCGGAGCGAAGCATCGCCGGCAGAAGCGGAACCGAGCCAGCGCCTGGCCATCCAGGGTATGACCTGCGCCAGTTGCGTTGCCAGTGTCGAGAAGGCCTTGAATCAGGTACCCGGCGTCACCCGCGCCGAGGTCAACTTCGCCTCAAATACTGCACGAGTGCACGGCAAGGCAGATGGCGCTGCGCTGGTCGCTGCGGTAGATGCCATCGGTTACGGTGCGGAGCCGATTGTCGATCTGCGTGAAGCCGAACGGCGTCGCGCCGAGTCCAGTCGCCACGAATATCAGCGCAAGCTGAAAGGCAGCCTGACAGCGCTGGCACTGGCGATCCCGTTGATGGTCATGATGTTCATTCACCATCCTGAGCCGGTGGGTGTCGCGCGCCTCGGTTGGGGGCTGGTGGGACTCGCGACTCTTGCGGTTCTGGCCTTCCCGGGGCGTCACTTCTTCGTCAATGCATGGAAGGCCGGGCGCCATCGTCAGGCCAACATGGATACCCTGATCGCCATCGGTACCGGTAGTGCCTGGCTGTACTCCATGGTGGTGGTGCTTGCCGCCCCCTGGTTACCCGAGGCGGCCCGCGGCTTGTACTTCGAAGCGGCGGCAATGATTGTCGGTCTCGTGTTGCTGGGTAATGCACTGGAACTACGTGCCCGGGGCCGTACCTCGGATGCACTGCACCGCCTGCTCGACCTGCAGAGCAGCACTGCCCGCGTAGTGCGCGATGACCGCGAGCAGGATATACCGATCGACGAGGTCCAGACTGACGAGCTGATCCGTGTTCGGCCTGGTGAGCGCCTGCCGGTCGATGGGGAGGTCGTCGAGGGCAAGAGTTATATCGACGAGTCGATGCTGACCGGCGAGCCACTCGCCGTATCACGCGGACCGGGTGATGATGTCAGCGCCGGCACCGTCAACGGACGTGGCTCACTGCTGTACCGTGCCACACGGGTTGGCGCCGATACCCGGCTGGGCCGGATTACCGAGCAGGTCGCCAATGCCCAGGGCTCGAAGCCGCCGATCGGCAATATGGCCGACCGCATCTCTGCGGTGTTTGTCCCCAGCGTGATGATCATTGCCGTGCTGACTGCTCTGGCATGGTTCCACTTCGGGCCAGAGCCTCGCGTGATCCATATGCTGGTCACGGCGACGACCGTGCTGATCATCGCCTGTCCCTGTGCGCTCGGTCTGGCGACACCGCTATCGACCATGATTGGTGTCGGCAAGGCCGCCGAGCATGGGGTCTTGATTCGCTCCGGAGATGCACTGCAGACCGCCAGCCGTCTGACCACGTTGGTGGTCGACAAGACCGGCACGGTGACCGAAGGCAAGCCGCGTGTCACTGATCAGCGGCTGTTTGGTGACGACTCGGCGTCCCTGCTGAGTCTGGTACATGCTCTTGAGGGCCGTTCCGAGCACCCCCTGGCGATCGCACTGACCCAGCATATCGAAGAACAGTTGGGCGATGCGCTGGCTCAAGCCACCATCGCGGACTTCACCAGTGTCACCGGGCGTGGCGTACGTGCTCAGGATGACCAGGGCCGAGAGTTGGCACTGGGCAATGCTCAGTTGGTGAATGATGTAGGTGCCAGTCTGGACGCTCTGGGTGATGAACGAGATAGCTGGATCAATCAGGCACGTACCGTGGTCTACTTCACCATCGACAGCCAGCTGACAGCGAGCTTTGCCATCGAGGACCCGCTGCGACATGACAGCATCGATGCGATTGCCAGGCTGCGCCGGGATGGACTCAAGGTGGTGATGTTGACCGGTGACAATACGACCACAGCCAATGCCATCGCCAGCCAGGTAGGCATCGATGAGGTGCGTGCCGAATTGACTCCGGATGACAAGCACGCCGAGATCGAACGTCTGCAGCGCCAGGGCGAAGTGGTCGGCATGGTCGGCGATGGCATAAATGATGCTCCCGCCCTCGCCCAGGCCGATGTCGGCTTCGCCATCGGGCAAGGAACCGATGTTGCCATCGAAAGCGCTGGGATCACGCTGATGCGCTCATCGCTTCACGGCATCGTCGACGCTATCGAGATCAGCCGTGCGACCCTCGGCAATATCAAGCAGAATCTGTGGGGCGCGCTGGGTTACAACACGCTGTGTATTCCCATCGCTGCCGGCGTACTTTACCCACTGACTGGCACGCTGCTGTCGCCGATGATCGCCGGTGCCGCCATGTCACTGTCGTCGATCACGGTGGTCAGTAATGCCAACCGCCTGCGCCTGTTCAAGGTTTCGCAGCCATCGACACAGGAAGCCTCGACACCAGCATCAGAGACACAGACCTCAACGACGCGGACCTCAACGACACGGACCTCAACAACACAGGAGGAACGGACATGAGTATTCTGGTGACAGTGGTCGGTCTCGGTCTGATCGGTTTGATCATCTGGTGGTTCTGGCTGGGCTGACCTCAAGTTCTGCCGGTGACGCTCCCGGGTCTATGCTCCCAGGTCTATGCTCTCGGGTCTACGCTACAGGTATGCTGAAGCTATGCTTAAGGAAAGTCATTGCCGGGAGCCTCAGATGCCGCATCTCAACGCCGTCCTCGAAACCGCACTTTATGTGCGCGACATGACCAGAGCCCGGGCCTTTTTCGAGGAAGTACTGGAGCTGAGGCCCTCTACTGCGGACCATCGGATGACCGCCTACGCGGTAGGCCCGAGCGTCCTGCTGCTGTTCATGGAGGGGGGAACCACGGAAACCGTGCAGCTTCCTGATAATCGCGGCAGCATTCCACCGCATGATGGAAATGGCCCTGTGCATATGGCGTTTGCCATCGCTCCGGAAGACCTCGAGCCATGGGAGCGCCGCCTGAATGCCCACGGCGTGAAGATCGAGGGTCGCACTCATTGGCCAAGAGGCGGAGAAAGCCTTTATCTGCGGGACCCGGATGACCATCTACTGGAGTTGGCGACGCCTGGAATCTGGCCCAATTACTGACGGCGCAACTCACCCGGAAGCGACAGCGACATCAGAAACAACAATGGG
This Halomonas huangheensis DNA region includes the following protein-coding sequences:
- a CDS encoding ion transporter; this encodes MQPERLTPFQILILILSIYVLGAMAVQELYELPPDVVDLLHKLDFVVCGFFFADFVIRFRAAEDKWQFMRWGWIDLLASIPVSYFYAGRLIRVVQIIRMLRAIKSLHIVWDMLFRNKAKGIFASMASATIMLVIFGSVVILLVEGPNPESAIDTAEEALWWAFVTVTTVGYGDYYPVTTLGRLVAVCLMVAGVGLFGSFAAYVGSLFVVDQEDESERLHRANRRMLRDLHHEMIALREEVTALRSELAHRHGSAGSEDGAETQQALRPEGSGRVPGSSADKG
- a CDS encoding helix-turn-helix domain-containing protein, which gives rise to MSQYRLMNQHSLSAIPVFSLYGETDHWPTPDLLHCESIAERSRLHDWHIRAHRHADLVHLLVLYEGEVELELEGATHHASAPLVIVVPPLCIHGFHFSPCIQGHILTLAAPLVEQLAQTLPEASRIWRRASVQVLPEGGASQRLVELVRHIDGEYRRPAAGRDALLSALIQALTIEASRLAIGDHDTTSVTNAHQRSRQHLRRLEMLIETSFRQQPGVEELATQLELSSAHLNSICRQQAGASALNLLHQRLVLEARRELTYTNLTIAQISDGLGFSEPAYFTRFFKRLTGYSPRDFRKRQQTPG
- a CDS encoding TRAP transporter small permease, whose protein sequence is MREVIEKVSRWLALICRLVAGVALLAMLLVTIGDVATRYLHRLTDGVVSIRVVGSVELVSYLMLFALLSAMAANVEKSQVVVEAFTHSLPESLTARLHGFYLLGFALLGAVLCVGLSGAASSAAGHGEVTQDLRLPLSPIYISAALLSALLGLRSLLHALLGMIWAQPTSQDQTQEAADGN
- a CDS encoding TRAP transporter substrate-binding protein → MKTQFTSCLLAAAIAGLAATSAEAATTLRMAHFWPGASGINTEIFEEWARAVEEDSGGELRVQMFPSGTLAKADDIYDATVNGIADIGVTAQGYTAGRFPLSQIVELPGVADDARQGACVLQTLYDDGQLNSEYDDTHVLFMFTTGPGYIHTVDTDVQTPADLEGLRIRRPTAVAGDILENMGASPVGMPAPDIYTSMQRGVIDGLSFPWEGMKGFRINELVEYHTQVPFYSLIFVATMNQRIWESLSPEQQAAIDANSGMRWAGQSGEVFHSIDQQGRQEAEDAGHTIRVVDDPLNDPEWSAPLQQGIDEYLAGLEERGLDQARDVYNAALAARDSCAATE
- the pobA gene encoding 4-hydroxybenzoate 3-monooxygenase; the protein is MSTPKPVTTLKTGVAIIGAGPSGLLLGQLLSRHGIDNVLLERRSGEYVLSRIRAGVLEQGMVDLLREAGVAERMDEQGHAHTGVELAFNGRRVRVDLAAHTGGSSVMVYGQTEVTRDLMEARQALGAPSYYQSEDVTPHDLESAAPYVTFRHEGQDYRLDCDYIAGCDGYHGISRRSIPEERLKVFERVYPFGWLGLLSDTPPVSDELIYARSERGFALCSMRSPTRSRYYLQVGLEERVEDWPDERFWDELKRRLPQDVADNLLTGPSLEKSIAPLRSFVVEPMQYGRLFLVGDAAHIVPPTGAKGLNLAASDVNTLYRLLLKVYHEGRCDLIPRYSETCLRRVWKAERFSWWMTSMLHRFHDREDFDSRMQLAELDYLTSSEAGLTTFAENYVGLPYESLEP
- a CDS encoding TRAP transporter large permease; this translates as MATEMIGAIGLALLLVLMVARVPVALAMLLVGIGGFSQVIGWGAAVSMLKSVPVEVLTNYSFSAVPMFILMGVLAAHSGMAGKLFQSARVICGGWKGGLAIAAVGSCGIFSAVSGSSLATASTMTRVALPEMERYGYHRGLATGALAAGGTLGIMIPPSIALLIYAILTEQSVGDMFMAGLIPGLLGLALYALTVSVVMRIKPELAVAGEATAWRDKLASLGGLMPFLAVFLIMILGIYFGVFTPTEGASVGAFATLIHALVKGMRGRELWAAVQETLALSTVVFFMLVGAETLGYFISVSRISFSISDLLYGLELSPFVVVLCILAMYFLLGMFMDSIAMLVITVPVVFPIIQSLGIDPVWFGIITVLTVELGLITPPVGMNVFVIKAMAPHVGLGEIFRGVAPFIVSDLVRLVLLLAFPVLTTFLLVQVG